The Arabidopsis thaliana chromosome 5, partial sequence genomic interval CGGTTGAGGGAAATGAATATGAGAGAGTGACCGTCGGGATTGTTAGGGAGGTAAAAGTTTAAAGGTTgatgattataaattttggaaCATGTTGGATGATTATAAATTCTGATTTTGCACATGCAGGACAATTCGGAGAAGATGGCAGTGAAAACATATATGTGGATCAACAAGGCTGATCCTGATATGTTTGGAGAATGGAATTTCGAGGTTTGATGATTTAAACAATGTATTTTTAGCTTTTGTGAACTCATTATGACTGGAAAAATGGTACATTGTTTCGATTCGCTTCTTAGGAATGGAAACGGTTGCACAAGAAGAAATTCATAGAGACTTTCAAGAAAATCATGGAATGTAAGAAGAAACCTCAGGGACAGGGAAATGATGATATTAGCCATGTCCTACGCGAAGATCAATAGGATAAGACTCCATCGTCTTGGATGGACTTGTGTTTGAGTATGTTCTATATATAACCACCTTTGTTAaattatcaacaacaaaaaaccttcgtttttaaaaatctaaaataaataaaacgtAGAGAGTGTTGTATTGAtgtaagatttttgtttttgtataaatttaaaatttatttaacaaaaaaacggTTTTACAATAAATACATCGTTACTGAAACAAGTATAAACTGAATAAAAGAGCTAACGACAACAAGTGCTAAACCAATATCGTAGTCCGCCTTCGTAGATAGGTGAACTTGAAGTAactaaaataaactaaaatactTAACCGATTCCGCATATTCTTATCGACCATTTTGGCAAGAGAGAGGGCTGGAATGGATGACTCGCCATGCCTTCttccatttctctctttctaaaGAGCTGAAACACATATCTGAAAACAAACATATGAATTTGCGTCAAGGCCGAATTTGTAGATAGATCAAAATATCATGTggattatattattatatatatgttatactTGCAAGTATTTAGAGATTTTTGCATCTTACTTAGcttgtgtgtgtttggtctATTTGAAGTATTTGCAGAAATTCTATCCCACAATTTTGTTTGTCCGCCTCTATCCAAAACTGATATGCGTTCAATTATTCtgataaaaatttagatacATACGCAATTAATCATGAGTATTTAAATCCTTAAAGGTTCCACCATCTAAATGACTAAAACCAATTAGTAATCAATACCAATTGGGTTAGTGGGTTTTGggaaaatttaaagttttgtaCTCAAGTTGGTGTgtctaattatttattatttactttatGAATTAGCATAATTaagcaaagaacaaagaatattttggtcaaatatataaaaagattaacaTCCATCTGAAAAATCTTTTACCTATAGTTTTTGCAACTTGAATATTTACCTCAATAGATAAAAACtagagttatttttttttttttttgtcggcaaaAAACTAGAGTTATTTATCAAAGCCAAGTTAGCAAAATAATCTACTATGATGACAAAAATTTGTAACTAAAGAACATAATTCCACGTCGTTCACCGTTTCGTGTTCCTACgtgttattcttttttttggtcacgTTATAAAACCTCAAAAAGCTCTAGAGGATCAGAGAAAATAACATAACCAatcccaagaagaaaaaaaaaacagagtagagattgataaaaaaaaaatgagtagCTCCGATTCTCCTCAGCTTCACAATATCTTCGTCTATGGTAGCTTTCAAGAGCCTGACATCATCCATGTCATGCTTAATCGTATTCCTGAGATTGTCTCTGCAACACTTCCTGGCTTGTACGttacctctctctctcgatcttgatcttgatctCGAATGAtaattctctctgttttttagaTCTAAGGTTTAATGCCGATTTTGGGTTGTTTTCAGTAAGAGATTTAGGCTTAAAGGACGTTTGTATCCATGTATTATCCCCTCTGAGAATGGAGAAGTTCATGGAAAGGTTTGATTTCTTGAGATCATTCTTTGTGTGTTgatcttgattcttgaataattttagattttgagaatttttttggtgaattgtTTGGTGGTCCAGGTACTAATGGGATTGACTAATGATGAACTTGAGAATGTAGATTGGGTTGAAGGAAACGAATATGAAAGAGTGTTTGTTGAAGTTGTAAGAAAAGTAAGTTTCAAGATTTATTGATTGCATCTTCAAAAACACTTTTTAGTGGTCTTGATGAGGTTATGAGAATATATATGCAGGACAATTCTGAGAAGATGAGAGTGGAAACATATCCATGGATCAACAAGAATGATCCTGATATTGGTGGAGAATGGGATTTCGAGGTTCGATGAtttaaccatttttgttttgttttgttagctCTTTATGAATGATGAAGTGGTGCATTGGTTTGATTCGCGTGTTTTTGTTAGGAATGGAAACGATTACACATGAAGACATTCATAGAGGCGTTCACGGAGATCATGGAAAGGAAGAGGAATCCACAAGGAAAGGGTAGAGATGATTTCAGCAATGtactcaaagaagaagatcccgCGAATGCTCCATCGTCTTGAATGGATTTGTGTCGAGTATGTTCTATATATCACCTTTGTGTCTAAACTccatattaaataaaaaaagctgGAGAGTCTAGCTAGGTTATTGTGGAGACTAATGACAAGAATGTTTTTGTCATGTTGTATTGTAAGATTTGAGTTATATATCATGTGGATTGTATTATTGTGTTATACAAGAGTCTTTAAGAGATTTTGGCATCTTACTTGTGGCGTCTATTGAATTAAGCGTGTATGGATTAAGTGACTGAAAAGAGAATTTGTAGTACCGACCATGGGATAAGGGTTTTGAAATATCCTCAATGGTTAAAGAAGCATACTATAAACATTGGAAAGGTATGTAACATCTTTTGGTTACACAAGAAAGATAAGGTTCTTGAAGACTTGGTATGTAATAAGAAGTTAAGAACCAAGTAAGAAGTGAAGGAGAGACGAAAATGGAGAAATTCACAGAgtacttgcaaattttataccttttacataatttacaaatattacaCTCTCCCaaagagtaaagaaaaattaagtgAGAGAGGACTTAAAGGCCCAAATATAAAGCCCATTAGGCCTATATTTAATATAACCAATCTGGACCGTTGAATATTTATTAAGCCCACATAAATCGTGTCCGTTGATTAGAAGAGCCCAAGAGAACTCTAGGGTTTTGTCTTATAAGCTTGATCTCGCATTAGGTCTTTGCGCCTCTTGCCATCTTTTGTCACTCATCTTCACAGGAAACAATGGTAAGCCCTAGCTAAGATCTCTCTTTACTCCATagtttcttcttgattttctcCTCAGGCTTCAGATTTTGGGTTTCGTTTCATGTAGAAATCTTCTGCATTTCAGTTTGATAGTTATGGTAACGAGAATTTCATGAACATATGGTTCTATTCAGCTTCGTAGATGTTTTTCTTCATGGGTTTTGGTTACGACTTGCTTGAGAATCGAAAGTagcatatttgtgttttttgttcttgggaTTTAGAATAAAGTTTAAGACTTTAGATCACTGATGCGTTTAAAGTTTGAGACTTTAGCTTTTTGTTCTGTGGTTGAGGTCACTGGTGCGTTTAAATGTATGATCTTTCGTTCGttactttgaaaaaaatatggttaGATCTTTAGATTTATTCCTTTGTATATGTTGGTAGGTGTTTGTGAAGTCCTCCAAATCGAATGCTTACTTCAAGAGGTACCAAGTGAAGTTCAGGAGAAGGAGAGGTATTGATCTGTTGTTACTGTCAAGCTAGACTTCGCTTTTTGGTCTGTTATATAGAGTTTATATGGGATTAGGTGTTGTGACCtgaaagttgttgttcttataATCTGTAGATGGGAAGACTGATTACAGGGCAAGGATCCGTCTTATCAATCAAGACAAGAACAAGTACAACACCCCTAAGTACCGTTTTGTTGTTCGATTTACCAACAAAGACATTGTGGCACAGATTGTATCTGCAAGCATAGCTGGTGACATTGTTAAAGCTTCGGCTTACGCACATGAGCTTCCTCAGTATGGACTCACTGTTGGTCTTACCAACTATGCTGCAGGTATTGAATCAGTTctatacttttgttttcccaATATTTGATTCTGTGTGTATGGTTTCTTAAAGACTTAATGTTTTTGTCATGCTAGCTTACTGTACTGGCCTTCTTTTGGCTCGTCGTGTTCTGAAAATGCTGGAAATGGATGATGAGTACGAGGGAAACGTAGAGGTATGTTGTGATCTTTTATTTCatcttgaaaataaagaaacttgagagttttcatcttttgattaATAACTGAATCAAAATTGATGAATCAGGCCACTGGAGAGGACTTTTCTGTGGAACCAACTGATTCCAGAAGACCTTTCCGTGCTCTTCTTGATGTTGGACTTATCAGGACTACCACTGGAAACCGTGTGTTTGGTGCACTCAAGGTATTGTGTTTTAATGTGGTTGTCTGTGTTCTTATCTGTTGTATAGTGTGTTCATGATTTGAAGATGATGCTAGCAATCCTTTAATACCCTGTTGGTTTGCTTCATGAAACTATAGGGAGCTTTGGACGGAGGTCTTGATATCCCTCACAGTGACAAGAGATTTGCTGGTTTCCACAAAGAGAACAAGCAACTTGATGCTGAAATCCACAGGAACTACATCTACGGTGGCCACGTCTCAAACTACATGAAGCTGTTGGGGGAAGATGAGCCGGAGAAGTTGCAAACTCACTTCAGTGCTTACATTAAGAAAGGAGTTGAAGCTGAGAGCATCGAGGAGATGTACAAGAAGGTTCACGCAGCTATCCGAGCAGAACCCAACCATAAGAAAACCGAGAAATCTGCTCCCAAGGAACACAAGaggtaaaaacaaataaacattaCTGCCTTTAATCTTTCTTGTTGTGATTGGTTTGTCTCACTGGGTTCTTGATTGATTGTGtgatattaaacaaaacaggTACAACTTGAAGAAACTGACTTACgaagagaggaagaacaaGTTGATCGAGAGAGTGAAGGCATTAAACGGAGcaggtggtgatgatgatgatgaggatgatgaagagtAAATCACCAATCAAGCCTTCTTTGTCTCATGCCTCTAGTAgctttttacttatttattttcagaCTAAAACactcagtttttgttttcacatttTAGTTGCgtttgaagattttgaattcgaggatatgttttgtttgaagaatTTATTATCATCTCTTATTACACCATCGTCATTTTCAGGAATTTGCCTGTCAATAGTTAGATTTTATGCGTAGTGTGGTTTTAGTGCTTGTGGAAAATGGGGATTCTTGAAGTAATGAAAGTGATCATTAGTGATGTCTTCTGATCGGGTGCTTGATACAAATTCTAACTTGATGTTACTTAATAGAAAAGATTATCTTCGTAAAGTACATGTATGTGCTATCACCAAAAATGTTCAACAACTCTAGCTTGATTGCTTTGCTTGTTACTTGCTAGTTGCTACTGTATTGCATTGCTCTTTTGAGCTTCCTCAAAGTTGCCTGTTTAATTCTTATGCTTCTGTCTGTAGAGTTTGTAGCATGTAAAGGACTTATCTCAGACGCTTGTCACATGTAAAGTTTGATTGTGCCGCTTGAGCAATTGAGCCATATGCGTCTTATATCTCGCTGTCTTCCTCCAAAACCATCGGTTCAATTATGGctgtgcatatatatatgatattctTTATTTGAAGAATTTATTATCGCTTATATCAACATATACACATGAAGACTCAATAATTAAGTGATATTTTTTGTCACTATTTACACAGTAAAAATACACATGTTACTGTACTATCCTTATCTTACATCAAATCCCAATACTAAACTTTCCAAAATGGATCTGCACATTTTAAGTGTTACAAACTCATGTGTATCAATCATAATCACTCTCTGAAAGTTCAACAACGACTTCACAATAAGCAGAGCATCTCCTTAATCTCAAGAGTTCCACTGATGATTAGAGCATAAACTCTTATTCATTCTCTCACAACCCAAACGCAGCATAAACTTCTTTACTAGTTACATTTCCGCCCTAACTCCGCTTATCTATCTTTTCACAACCAATACAACTCACAGTCACACAACACTGCAACTCTCTTAGCTTTCTCAGCCACATATCAACAAGATAAAACCTAATTCTTTCTCTCAAGCTGCACAGAATCAGCTGCTTCTTACTTCGCGTCTCATATGGTCGGAGTCCCGTACAACACAGCCAGAAACAACGGAACAGGGGATGCTCTGTTTCTGAGAAACAATGAAACAGGGgatgctctgtttttgagcAACAATGAGTATAACTACTTTAACAACTTGACCGGAGCGTTGACTCGCAAATCTATATGGACAAGCaaatctttcctttttatagtagatcttcttattaattaagagagagtgaaagaaaaggaaaaaactaactatttcctttttatcaATCCTTAACGGCTAAATTACACAAAATCTATGCAAAGATATCGAAATCAAATCTTCacaagatttttgttttaccgATTAGAAGAgtgacaaaactaaaataaaaacgcATTTTTTTCTAACCCTAAGGACCAAATTTTCTATTTCACAAAGTTGTCTCACTCACTTTCatattcttcatcatcttcttagGGTTTCCTAAACCTAATTCGTAGTTTCACTCTCTCAATTTCATTCGTCTTCGTGCTTTCAATtactagaaacaaaaaaacagagagataatCAACAAGAAGATGGCCATTCGATCTTTACCTTCTTCCTCTCGctgttcctcttcttcttcttcttcttcttattcactCGCTTCAACGAGTCTAAGCAATAGACTTGAGACCATCTTCAAGAAAGCTTCAGAGCTTTGCACTCTCTGTGATATCGAAGCATGCGTCATCTATTACGGACCAGACGGAGAACTCAAGACATGGCCTCCGGAGCGAGAGAAAGTGGAAGACATCGCTCTCAGGTATAGTCAATTAAACGAAGCcttgagaaggaagaaaagtgTTACTCTTTATGACTTcctgaacaagaagaaggacaAGACGAACttggagaagaaagcaaagataACGGACAATGATGACTTGAAGACTTGTCTGAAGAACGtgaatattttaaagtatCCACTCGCTGATCATTACTCTCCCGACCAAGTTTCTCAACTGATTCAGTCCTTAGAACCTCATGTCTCTAAAGTCCGAGAAAGGATTCGTTTTGTTGAGTCGCAGAAACACAAGGAGACAAAACCGGATCATCAGAGTTTAGCATCATCCTCTCTGAATCATCAGACCCAATCTTTGAACCCTAGCCAGTTTTCGCTGTTTATGTATAACCATGGAGACAATACTCTGTCTCAGATCCCAGTCTCTGCATCAAATTTCAATCAGGATTATTTCTCAGCGTTACTTGAACAATCTGAGTTGAAGAGTCAGATAATGAAGCAGGATCTTTGTGGTTATGAGCAGAACATGTGCATGAGTAACCATGGAGATGCTACGCTCTCTCAAATCCCACTCTCTGCATCAAATCTCAATCAAGATTTCTCAGCCTTACTACAAGACGAATCTGGCTTGATGCAACAGGAGCTTTGTGGTTATGATCAGAACATGTttatgaacaacaacaactttcaACATTCTTTTGTCTCAAACACACAAGATCACTCTGCTCCTGTGGTACAAGAATCTGTGAACAACAACTATGGGTTGATGCCGCATGTTCCTTGTGGTTATGATCAGAACCTGTTCACGAGTGATATTACCAACAACAACCTTCTTATCAACAACTCGATGTTTCTCTGATAACAAAGCTCATGTCAAGAGAGTGTGAAACtgttttttcatcttcaagaattttaatatgtttgttgtggatgttttattttgctaaGTATTGCATAACGcataatgttttcttgtatcaAGCTATATTTTACTATGTGAACGTCCAATTTATCAAGTGAATATATATTCCACCGCATCAAAAAGTTATCAATTATTTGGTATATAGCTTCGTGaaaatatcaaaccaaatcacttattttaagaaaagCACAAAAAGGATTAAGGATAATAGAAGAACAGTGTCCTAACTTAAAGCTTCAGAGTCCATATTATCACTCCATATTTAGGGACACatatttcaactttttacACTCCACCATAGTTAGGTATGTGAGCCTAACAAAGTTCTCAATCCACAAAGGAACTTCCTCGATCCCTGTTTGGTTTAGACAGAGACATGAGATGTTGCTTGAGATATCTGGAAAACTCTTCAACTTTGAACATCCACTAAGATCAATTCAGATATTTGAAGTTAGCACCAGTGGGAAGAGACTCtacatttttccttttcatcaATTCTAAAAGTCTTCACCTTTTACCAAAACTTCTGAACACTAAAAGGACAGAGGAGACTCTCAAAGTTTTATTGAGCTCTCATATCCTTAAACCGGAAAGAACCACATAATCTTCACTACTAATAGAATCAGGAGATAAAGGCCAAGAGGAGAGTGAAGGAGTCATCACAAGACAAACAATAAATAGCAGtctgaatataatttaattgtGAAGCTTGCAAACATTATTAGTGTCCAAAAAACAGCACTTGTTTTCATGTTTACTGAAATAGTAATGCTTATGTTGTTCCGTTTAAAGAACATGTGATGATCGcacagagaagagagaatcacTGAAATAGTGttgaaaaaagagaatgttACATACCTATGATgagaaaagacaaagacaaagCGCACTGTGGAGGAATCAGAACTTAGCCTGCATTGTAAACCGCATGATCAAGACTAGTTACCGGTACACAGTGTTCCTGACTTCTTCAACGTTGTCCTTATCTGTCAACATTTCACATTTATGTTCATGTACTTGTTAAAAGACCCTAATAAGCTACCTACTTGATGTTGCTACTATAGAGTGAAGCAATTTGGTGTATACCTCCTGCATCAATCATGATACAATAGTGACATTGGAAACCTCTATGGAAAGAGAAAGTGCATGTGCTGCTAAATACTATCCAACTAACCATAAACAAGTTGGAGATAATTCAGCTTATTATAACATATAACTGGTGTTTCACTACGGAACACATGTGCTTAGTTCTACTTATACAACTAACACACACAGAATGCTTATGCAGCCCACATAGAGCTACTTCttacctctctctctttctcactgtaaaataaaaatgaaggaattaaaaatatagaataaaCATAGTTTTAAACTAATTTGGAAATACATTTGTCtaacattaaaataatttataccAATAAGTTTATACTTAGTTACTTGCTAAATCAAATAAAGTGATGATTAGTGATTACATATGCCTATGATTACAAACAAGTGTAACTATGATTTATGCTTCGAACCCAATCATTTTGAGACGTTAGAAAGGGGTAATTTGGGGTCTTCAAACTTCCTTCTTGAATTTGTCTATTTTATACTCAAGTCCTCGGATGGGCTGTTCTGAAATCACTATAGTTGCATGTGTGCAATAACCCGGCCCATAAAAATTAATGCCAATTGTATTATTCCATTAGCCCATTAAGTCATCAATCATTACCACTAAATCTGCTATAAGATTAGCTTCTCTACCTCTAAAGtctaaccaaaaagaaagtcGAAGATATCTTCATCGTTTGCATGTAATCTCCTTTACATGACCATGAAGTCCTTCTACCCATTATGTTTTGGGATTGCATTAATTAAGAACAGAATAGCACTCTCCCCAAAAGAATTCTTTGGAGCCGCAATTATTTAAGCAAAACATTGTCCGTGGATGATTCTTTACGAACGGGCCGTGATAGTTGTGCCAAGGAACATCTCTGTGGGAGAATTCAAAGCTAGTAGGATTCAAGCTCAAATGGACTTATTAAGCTAGGTAGAAATAATAGAAAGATTGAAATGAAATCGCttataaaaactttattatgATGCAAttaatagaaaagaaaaaagactttAACTTGTCAACAAGAATACAATGAttcaaaattgatatttttataaggggtttgtgcaaaaaaaaatcataattaagtcgctaattttttcaactttacCATTAATCTCTACAAAATACATAATAATcctataaaatacaaaataagaCGCAATATAGCCCtatacatatattgtaaatgTTTCTATGATCACATACATTTGCTTTTTAAAATTGTGAAAGTAGAGTTGGACTCCTCGTCTCgaagattttaatttgatatattatttatcaaaattttaaaaatttaactataacaaaaaaatgaagctatattgcatattatttttgatttcatacaattattttgcatttttttagAGATAGatgataaatttgtaaaaattgaCGTCTTTGAAAGTTATTTTTGCACAAAATTccttttataaagaaaaagaaaaaaatttgttttgagacAACTCTTAAGATTACCTTACAATACAttgatatttaaaaacaaatttatatgaatCTCTAGTAGCTATCACCCTAGTTACATTGGCTAATGGATTTCTCATAATAGTTTTGGATCCTCTAATAATCTCTAGTTTTGGATCCTCTAATAATCTCTAGTATATGAAGGACGGAATTTCGATCATTGCTCTCAACTTGTTCATCAAAATCTAGCAAAATTGACATTTTCCGTCGAATATCACCCATATAAACTTAACCATAGTGGAAACCTAAAAATTCACCCCCAACTTTTACAAGAAAGTGATCTTTCTCATTCCTTCATTTGAAAGGTTTGACCTTAACGTTTTTGTTGTAGTCGAAGGAGTATCTTTCACAACATTGCTGATCTTAGAACAAATGTAACCCATTATTACCATAAgacttattttttctttttcagttttgactTGTGCCTTTATGTTTAAGACACTAGTAGCCACATTTATTACGCTTTTTCACCGCAAAATTTAACACGCACTCTCTTTGTCGATCCCACAAACTCCATCTACCTAACCATGGttaaaaatcatcaaacctTGGTTCCCTTGATTAAAATATCCCTAAATCCAAGTCTctttattatttcatttaaaatcataaatttagtttaataCAATTGtcctttttcaaaatattatttctttatttgcttCAGCAACAGTCGTCATAGTCatcatatcattttcttcttttcctcctCTAAACGAATATTACCAATAAAAAATCAAGTGgaaaatatgtaatattaaaaaatctcCAACAGCTTAAGAAGTTAGAACCTTTTTACTtatctttatttcttcttcttcttcatttttctattCACATTCTCTGAAACTCATACCATATTTTCAAAGCTCTTAACCCAAAAACCctaagtcttttttttcttcaaattattggttatattaatgttttaagCTATGATGGATATGACTCctacaataacaacaacaacaacaccaactCCTAAATCACCCGAACCCGAATCCGAAACTCCGACCCGGATCCAACCGGCGAAACCCATTTCCTTTAGCAACGGCATCATCAAacgccaccaccaccaccaccatcctCTCCTCTTTACTTACAAAGAATGTCTCAAAAACCACGCGGCGGCTTTAGGTGGTCACGCTCTCGACGGTTGCGGCGAATTCATGCCGTCTCCGTCGTCAATCTCCTCCGATCCAACTTCTCTCAAATGTGCTGCTTGTGGCTGCCACCGTAATTTCCACCGCCGTGATCCAGATAACAACAACGACTCTTCCCAAatccctcctcctccttccaCCGCCGTAGAGTATCAACCTCACCACCGTCATcatccaccaccaccaccacctcctccaccaccacgtAGTCCTAACTCAGCTTCTCCTCCACCAATCTCTTCCTCTTACATGCTCTTATCTCTCTCCGGTactaataacaacaacaacaacttagCTTCTTTCTCCGATCTTAACTTCTCCGCCGGaaacaaccaccaccaccaccaccaacataCTCTTCACGGATCTCGTAAAAGATTCCGAACAAAATTCAGCCAGTttcagaaagagaagatgCATGAATTCGCCGAACGTGTTGGTTGGAAGATGCAAAAACGTGACGAAGACGATGTTCGTGATTTTTGCCGGCAGATCGGAGTTGATAAAAGTGTTCTCAAAGTTTGGAtgcataacaacaaaaacaccTTTAACCGCCGTGATATCGCCGGAAACGAGATCCGGCAAATCGATAACGGCGGAGGAAACCACACTCCGATTCTCGCCGGCGAGATTAATAACCATAACAATGGACACCACGGTgtcggaggaggaggagagctTCACCAGAGTGTTAGTAGCGGCGGTGGTGGCGGAGGATTTGATAGTGATAGCGGCGGAGCTAACGGTGGTAACGTTAACGGATCATCGTCGTCGTGAAGTTAAAGATGAGAGTGTCAGGTTAATAAGAAGCTTAGAGTAAGCTTATTCGTATTATCATCGTTAATAACTttctattaaatattaattaagatctttagctttgtttgtttttgcattattattagttttgatttaatGTTCTTTACCACGTCGGTGTCTCGCTCGATGAGGAATAATACCATAACAATGTTCGAATTATATCATTTGTTGTAAACATTTCTATTAATGAACCCTGAAATGTGACTAAGTACTCCAATAAATGGTACACTTTTGATGTGGTAATCTTGTTTCggatgaagaaacaaaaagattaataaaCGAGTGAAACATGATTAGTTActataaatattcatttggtttcttatcttttaaagtactcttcttaattttatttgcaaCCAAACTAGATGTAGTAGGtgtactttttttctttcttagatcctcttaattttattttatttttttattctatatCAAATGATTAGCCATCATTAGTATATTAGTAGCATTGTTGTTAACACCCAGTGTTTTCACGTCCGACCCGGACCGTCCGGTCCGACCGGTTGAACCGTGACCCGAACACTTTtccggtttgggtttagtatTAAAATCCAACAAGTtcaaaaccgaaaaaacccacaaaaactcATCATTAACCCGTGACCCGATGAACCAGTTGAACTGGCCGGAtgtgggttttaaaaaattctcttgattttggaataaaatatgagattttagactttattcaatcaatttttagatatttttcagTTCTTAAACCCATTTGATGtttaagattttgatgaagactTCACAATGCCGCCTTAAAAAATGAATCGAATGGTGAGTGAGATATCCGATATTAGTTGTGTGAATTCACgatgttttattagtttatttccATCATTGCTGattttttact includes:
- the AIG2L gene encoding avirulence induced protein 2 like protein (avirulence induced gene 2 like protein (AIG2L); CONTAINS InterPro DOMAIN/s: Butirosin biosynthesis, BtrG-like (InterPro:IPR013024), AIG2-like (InterPro:IPR009288); BEST Arabidopsis thaliana protein match is: AIG2-like (avirulence induced gene) family protein (TAIR:AT5G39730.1); Has 287 Blast hits to 287 proteins in 90 species: Archae - 12; Bacteria - 68; Metazoa - 0; Fungi - 56; Plants - 104; Viruses - 0; Other Eukaryotes - 47 (source: NCBI BLink).), translated to MCSSDSLQLHNVFVYGSFQDPDVINVMLDRTPEIVSATLPGFQRFRLKGRLYPCIVPSEKGEVHGKVLMGVTSDELENLDAVEGNEYERVTVGIVREDNSEKMAVKTYMWINKADPDMFGEWNFEEWKRLHKKKFIETFKKIMECKKKPQGQGNDDISHVLREDQ
- a CDS encoding AIG2-like (avirulence induced gene) family protein (AIG2-like (avirulence induced gene) family protein; FUNCTIONS IN: molecular_function unknown; INVOLVED IN: response to salt stress; LOCATED IN: plasma membrane; EXPRESSED IN: 24 plant structures; EXPRESSED DURING: 13 growth stages; CONTAINS InterPro DOMAIN/s: AIG2-like (InterPro:IPR009288); BEST Arabidopsis thaliana protein match is: avirulence induced gene 2 like protein (TAIR:AT5G39720.1); Has 284 Blast hits to 284 proteins in 86 species: Archae - 10; Bacteria - 64; Metazoa - 0; Fungi - 51; Plants - 104; Viruses - 0; Other Eukaryotes - 55 (source: NCBI BLink).), with amino-acid sequence MSSSDSPQLHNIFVYGSFQEPDIIHVMLNRIPEIVSATLPGFKRFRLKGRLYPCIIPSENGEVHGKVLMGLTNDELENVDWVEGNEYERVFVEVVRKDNSEKMRVETYPWINKNDPDIGGEWDFEEWKRLHMKTFIEAFTEIMERKRNPQGKGRDDFSNVLKEEDPANAPSS
- the RPL5B gene encoding ribosomal protein L5 B (ribosomal protein L5 B (RPL5B); FUNCTIONS IN: structural constituent of ribosome, 5S rRNA binding; INVOLVED IN: cell proliferation, translation, ribosome biogenesis, leaf morphogenesis; LOCATED IN: in 6 components; EXPRESSED IN: 22 plant structures; EXPRESSED DURING: 13 growth stages; CONTAINS InterPro DOMAIN/s: Ribosomal protein L5, eukaryotic (InterPro:IPR005485), Ribosomal protein L18/L5 (InterPro:IPR005484); BEST Arabidopsis thaliana protein match is: ribosomal protein L5 (TAIR:AT3G25520.1); Has 1454 Blast hits to 1453 proteins in 545 species: Archae - 345; Bacteria - 5; Metazoa - 622; Fungi - 159; Plants - 121; Viruses - 0; Other Eukaryotes - 202 (source: NCBI BLink).) encodes the protein MVFVKSSKSNAYFKRYQVKFRRRRDGKTDYRARIRLINQDKNKYNTPKYRFVVRFTNKDIVAQIVSASIAGDIVKASAYAHELPQYGLTVGLTNYAAAYCTGLLLARRVLKMLEMDDEYEGNVEATGEDFSVEPTDSRRPFRALLDVGLIRTTTGNRVFGALKGALDGGLDIPHSDKRFAGFHKENKQLDAEIHRNYIYGGHVSNYMKLLGEDEPEKLQTHFSAYIKKGVEAESIEEMYKKVHAAIRAEPNHKKTEKSAPKEHKRYNLKKLTYEERKNKLIERVKALNGAGGDDDDEDDEE